Proteins encoded in a region of the Ruegeria sp. AD91A genome:
- a CDS encoding HAD-IIA family hydrolase: MLHSGLRQTCRGRPSKRTFGHMLDANSIFSRYQSIRPRLPKATFNTATLDIESLLDIRNEVDAFVFDAFGVLNVGETPIPGAAARLKELREAGHQIRILSNAASYNHQGATAKFQKLGMQVDADEIVTSRDAALANLNDGLWGCIASPSDDLKDILSETIRLETDQTDFDQVDSFLFLSTEIWQKSQQSMLCDSLLANPRPVVIANADLAAPRDFGFSLEPGHYGHLLADEGLQDIRFFGKPFPEVFKMVEATLPGIPPERIAMCGDTLHTDILGAAARGWRTVLVAQDGVFSGLDTRTFCEQSRLTPSWRLLRI; encoded by the coding sequence ATGTTACATTCCGGGTTGCGTCAGACCTGTCGGGGGCGCCCATCAAAAAGGACATTTGGACACATGCTTGACGCCAACTCGATATTTTCGCGTTATCAGTCCATACGCCCCAGACTCCCAAAAGCAACATTCAACACGGCCACTCTGGATATTGAGTCACTTCTGGATATTCGCAACGAAGTAGACGCCTTTGTTTTTGATGCATTTGGCGTCCTAAATGTTGGGGAAACTCCGATTCCCGGGGCTGCAGCTCGTTTGAAAGAGCTCAGGGAGGCCGGACACCAAATTCGCATTCTTTCCAATGCTGCCAGCTATAATCACCAGGGCGCGACTGCCAAGTTTCAAAAGCTCGGAATGCAAGTTGACGCAGATGAGATTGTAACCAGCCGCGACGCAGCCTTGGCAAACCTGAACGACGGTCTGTGGGGCTGCATCGCCTCGCCGTCTGACGACCTGAAGGACATCTTATCCGAGACGATCAGGCTTGAAACAGACCAGACAGACTTTGACCAGGTTGACAGTTTCTTGTTTCTTTCGACCGAAATCTGGCAAAAATCTCAACAATCCATGCTTTGCGACAGCTTGTTGGCGAACCCGCGCCCAGTGGTGATCGCAAATGCAGATCTGGCAGCGCCACGAGACTTCGGGTTCTCACTGGAGCCCGGTCACTACGGGCATTTGCTGGCAGATGAGGGCCTTCAAGACATCAGGTTCTTTGGCAAGCCATTTCCGGAAGTATTTAAAATGGTCGAAGCCACGCTTCCAGGAATTCCGCCCGAACGCATCGCGATGTGCGGTGACACTCTTCACACCGATATCCTCGGTGCAGCAGCACGGGGTTGGCGCACAGTCCTTGTCGCGCAAGATGGAGTGTTTTCGGGGCTGGATACTCGCACTTTTTGCGAGCAATCCAGATTGACACCGAGCTGGCGCCTACTTCGCATATAG
- a CDS encoding DeoR/GlpR family DNA-binding transcription regulator: MASKKIRRRDFIQQIVQERGGVSVGALAEMLGVSTQTIRRDLDILCDGENLRRAHGRIELAESRLNTPFDQRAGTNLRGKRSVSELVASMIPNGANVFLSIGSTPLEVAKALSGHQELTVITNNLSAAMALSNEISNRILLPGGELRLPDRDFIGEEATDFFDRFRAEFAIFGVAGVAHDGGLLEFHPAEVRVRMKMQQHAAKSILVIDSSKFGRIAPALGGNISDVDVVACDRPPAPEFSDLADSLGEAITYSQGER, from the coding sequence ATGGCGTCAAAGAAGATCAGACGGAGGGATTTTATCCAGCAGATCGTGCAAGAGCGTGGTGGTGTCAGTGTGGGAGCCTTAGCGGAAATGCTAGGAGTCTCGACGCAAACCATCCGCCGCGATCTGGACATTTTGTGCGACGGTGAGAACCTGCGACGCGCGCACGGGCGGATCGAGCTCGCTGAAAGCCGTTTGAATACCCCGTTTGATCAGAGAGCCGGAACGAACTTACGTGGCAAACGGTCGGTTTCCGAACTTGTTGCGAGCATGATCCCCAATGGGGCGAACGTGTTCCTTTCAATCGGGTCGACTCCGCTCGAAGTGGCCAAGGCACTGTCCGGCCACCAGGAGTTAACGGTCATCACGAACAACCTGAGTGCCGCGATGGCGCTGAGTAATGAAATCTCAAACCGTATCCTTTTGCCAGGAGGCGAGCTGCGCCTGCCCGATCGTGATTTTATCGGCGAAGAAGCAACCGATTTCTTTGACAGGTTTCGTGCCGAGTTCGCAATATTTGGCGTTGCCGGTGTGGCGCATGATGGTGGGTTGTTGGAATTTCATCCAGCTGAGGTTCGGGTGAGAATGAAAATGCAGCAGCACGCAGCCAAATCGATTCTCGTAATAGACAGTAGTAAATTTGGTCGCATTGCGCCGGCATTGGGCGGCAACATCTCGGATGTCGACGTAGTCGCGTGCGACCGTCCACCGGCTCCTGAATTTTCCGACCTCGCAGACAGTTTGGGCGAAGCCATTACTTACTCACAAGGAGAGCGCTGA
- a CDS encoding ABC transporter ATP-binding protein — protein MAEPFVHVDNIAKRWNGQLGVENINLSIPRGSFVALLGPSGCGKSTTLRLLSGLELPDEGRIVIDGRDLTTSAPAERNLSMVFQSYALFPHLSVAENVVFGLKVRKIGAAERREKLTRALEITGLLGYEQRKPGELSGGQRQRVALARAIVASQPLCLMDEPLSNLDAKLRASVRKDIKKLQVDLGITVVYVTHDQTEAMSMADMVVLMKDGHIQQTGSPEELYYKPANTFVAEFVGAPPMALIKSEGVPGFERATTIGLRAEAVKVVESGKGRLTCKVSECEFLGSETFIGLSHPAANGLTVSMPGLKHIPAGEDLEISFADEDLHFFDDMGKRLAG, from the coding sequence ATGGCAGAACCATTTGTTCACGTCGACAATATTGCTAAGCGCTGGAATGGGCAGCTTGGCGTCGAGAATATCAATCTTTCGATCCCCCGTGGATCGTTCGTAGCGCTGCTTGGGCCTTCGGGCTGTGGCAAATCAACGACGCTGAGATTGCTGTCCGGACTGGAATTGCCGGATGAGGGGCGGATCGTCATTGACGGGCGTGACCTCACTACTTCTGCCCCTGCAGAACGCAATCTGTCGATGGTGTTCCAGTCTTATGCTTTGTTCCCGCATCTGAGTGTTGCGGAAAACGTTGTCTTTGGCCTCAAGGTGCGAAAAATCGGCGCGGCGGAACGGCGCGAGAAACTGACCCGGGCGCTCGAGATCACTGGCTTGCTGGGCTATGAGCAGCGTAAGCCGGGGGAATTGTCGGGTGGTCAGCGCCAGCGTGTGGCGCTTGCACGTGCGATCGTGGCAAGCCAGCCGCTGTGCCTGATGGATGAGCCGCTTTCGAACCTTGATGCCAAGCTGCGCGCCTCAGTGCGCAAGGACATCAAAAAACTTCAGGTCGATTTGGGCATTACCGTAGTTTACGTCACGCATGACCAAACCGAAGCGATGAGCATGGCCGACATGGTCGTGCTGATGAAAGACGGCCATATCCAGCAGACAGGGTCCCCGGAAGAGCTTTACTACAAGCCTGCCAATACCTTTGTCGCCGAGTTTGTCGGTGCCCCGCCAATGGCGCTGATCAAGTCTGAAGGCGTGCCAGGATTTGAGCGCGCAACGACAATTGGCCTTCGCGCCGAAGCGGTGAAGGTGGTGGAATCGGGCAAGGGCAGACTGACTTGTAAAGTATCGGAATGCGAATTCCTGGGTTCCGAGACATTCATTGGCCTGTCACATCCTGCTGCCAATGGTCTGACCGTATCCATGCCCGGACTGAAACATATTCCGGCAGGAGAAGATCTGGAGATCAGCTTTGCCGATGAAGACCTGCATTTCTTTGACGACATGGGCAAGCGACTGGCCGGGTAG